The genomic window ATATAACAATGAGTGATATTCAATGGGTAATTGAAAATGGGCAATATAATGAAATTCCTGATAAAAAGATAAAGGAAACTCCAGAAGTAGGAATGGTAAATGGTCTTGCAGTTCATGGAGCAAATATAGGAATGCTAATGGAAATAGAAGCAACGGCAAAAGAAGTAACTCATAGAAAAGGTGAACTTAAGGTAACTGGTATAATTGAAGAGGAGGAAATGGGAAATAATAATAGAAGAGTAAAAAGAAAAAGTACAGCATTTTCTTCAATTCAAAATGTATTAACAGTATTAAATAATATATTCGATTTGGAATGTGAAAAATACGATATACATGTAAACATACCAGGTGGTATTCCAGTAGATGGTCCTTCAGCAGGAATAACAATAGCAACAGCTATATATAGTGCTGTAAAGAGATTAAGTGTAGATAATGAAGTTGCAATGACGGGTGAAATAAGTCTTTTAGGAGGAGTAAAGCCTATAGGGGGAGTTTCAGCTAAAATACTAGCAGCTAAAAATTCAGGCGCAAAAAGGGTTATAATACCAATAGAGAATTGGAATGAAAAGTTTTCTAATATAAAATGTGTGGAGGTAATTCCAGTAAAGACATTGAAGGAAGTTATAAATATTGCAATTAAGTCTAAAATACATACAGAAGGTAATATAGACATATTATCAGCTGATGCAGAAAAATTATAATAAAAAAATTTTATTAGATATATAACTATAAAGAACAGTTTTAAAGTAACTTATTTATAGTTATATATCTTTTTTGTTATTTGAAATTAATTTGCTTTCTTAAGATTGAAAAAAATATAAATTATGTGTATACTATTAAAGTTACATACTATATATGTAATGGATGGAGGGGAATAAGCATGAATGAAAATAAAAATACTCTACCTTTAATTCCTCTAAGAGGAATTACAATTTTTCCTAATATGGTTATACATTTTGATGTAGGCAGAGAAAAATCTATTGCAGCTGTAGAAGCAGCTATGGAACAGCAAACAGATATATTCCTTTCAAGCCAAAAGGACCCTAATGTAGAAGAACCTGAATTTAATGATATACAGGAAATAGGAACCATATGTAAGGTAAAGCAACTCCTTAAACTTCCTAACAATATAATAAGAGTTTTAGTAGAAGGTATAGAAAGAGCTAAACTTGTAAGTGTGGAGGTAGAGGGAGAATATATTAAGTCTACTATAGAAAAGGTGCAAGAAGTACAGGATAGTGAAGATAAGGATATTGAAGCTTATGCTAAAATATTAAAAAAGAGTTTTAATAGATATATGAGAATCTCAGACGGAGGTAAGAGTTCTGGGGGAAACTTATTTGAACAAGTTAAAGACTATAGTGAATTAACTGATGTTATTGCATCTTATGTAATTATTGAAGAAGATAAGAAACAAGATATTCTTCAAGAGTTAAATATAATAAAGAGAATAGAAAAATTACTTTCTATAATAGAAAAAGAAATTGATATTATAAAGGTAGAGAAGAGAATTAGCAATAAGCTAAAAAATAGTATGGATAAGACTCAAAAAGAATACTATTTAAGGGAGCAAATAAAGGTAATACAAGAAGAACTTGGTGAAGATGACGAAGAAAAAAGAGAAATTACAAGATATGAAGAAAAAATAAAAAAGGTTAAATTACCTAAACTGGTTAAGGAAAAGGCTCAAAGTGAGGTTGCAAGACTTAAATCAGCAGGTAGTTCTTCTGAAGGTAATGTAATAAGAACATATTTAGATTGGATTCTAGATATTCCATGGAGTAAATCAACTAAAGACAATTTTGATATTAAAAAAGCAGAAGAAATTTTAAATGATGAACATTATGGACTTATAGAAGTAAAGGAAAGAATTATAGAATATTTAGCAGTAAAGCAATATACTAATAATTTAAAAGGGCCTATATTATGTTTAGTTGGGCCACCAGGAGTAGGAAAGACTTCCATAGCTAAATCTGTTGCGAAAGCAATAAATAGAAATTTCGTTAGGATGTCATTAGGTGGACTAAAAGATGAAGCTGAAATACGAGGACATAGAAAAACTTATGTTGGTGCTATTCCAGGAAGAATTGTATACTCTATGAAAGAAGCTAAGTCTAATAATCCATTAATGTTACTAGATGAAATAGATAAGCTAGGTTTTGATCATAAGGGAAATGTGGCGGATGCTTTATTAGAAGTATTAGATAGTGAACAAAATAATACATTTAGAGATCACTATTTAGAGTTAGATCTTGATTTATCTAAAGTAATGTTTATAACAACAGCAAATTCTTTAGATAATATACCATCTCCATTACTAGATAGAATGGAAGTTATAGAAGTATCAGGATATACCTATGAGGAAAAATTCCATATTGCTAAAAAGTATTTAATTCCAAAGATATTAAAAGAACATAAATTAAATGAAGAAAAATTTAAAATATCAGATGGCTCTATTAAAGAAATAATAAATAGTTATACTTGTGAATCAGGGGTAAGAAGTCTTGAAAGGGTATTAGCTAAATTAGTAAGAAAATCTCTTACAGAAATGATTAAGAAACAAAAAGAAATAACTAATATTACAACATCAAGAATTCAAAAATATTTAGGTGCTCCTATATATACTTATGACAAGAGAGAACATGAAGATAGAGTTGGTGTAGTTAAGGGTATGGCATGGACTGCTGCTGGGGGAGATACACTTCCAGTCGAGGCTGTTACTATGCATGGAACAGGTAAACTAGAGTTGACTGGACAATTAGGTGATGTTATGAAAGAGTCAGCTAAAATAGCATTTGGTTATGTAAGAGCTAATGCTGAAAAGTTTGGCATAAAAGAGGACTTTTATAAAAACACTGATATACACATACATTTCCCAGAGGGAGCAATTAAAAAGGACGGTCCTTCAGCAGGTATAACAATAACTTCCGCTATAGTTTCAGCTTTATCAAATAAAAAAGTAAGAAGTAATGTAGCAATGACTGGAGAAGTAACTTTAACAGGTAGAGTTATGCCAATAGGTGGATTAAAAGAAAAGTCAATAGCTGCCTTTAGAGCGGGAATTGATACTATAATAATTCCTAAAGAAAATGAAAAAGATATAATTAAAATACCTACAACTATTAAGAATAAGCTAAATATTATTACTGTAGAAGATGTAAAAGAGGTATTAAATAAAGTTATAATTGGAGTTGATACCATTGATGAAAATTAATAATTCTGAATTTATAATATCAGCAGTTAAAAGAAACCAGTATCCAGACACGGGTTTACCAGAAGTAGCCTTTGTAGGACGTTCAAATGTTGGTAAAAGTTCAATAATAAATGCGTTAACAAATAGAAGAAAATTAGCAAAAGTAAGTCAAACACCAGGTAAAACTAGATTAATAAATTTCTTTATGATAAATAATGGAGAGTTTTATCTTGTTGATTTACCAGGGTATGGATATGCAAAGGTTTCTAAGAAGGAGCAAGCAAGTTGGGGAAATACTGTAGAAACATATTTAACAGGAAGAGATCCGTTAAAAAGAGTTATATTATTAGTAGATTCAAGACATAAACCAACAAGTGATGATATACAAATGCATCAATGGATCAAGCATTTTGGATATGATGAAATTATTGTAGCTACAAAAAGTGATAAATTATCTAATAACGAATTGAGAAAAAGTGAAAAGGTAATAAGACAAACCTTAGAATTAGATTCAAGTGATAAACTATATTTCTTTTCATCATTAAATAAAAAAGGTAAGGATCAATTAGTGGAGAATTTATTTGGAGATTTAGTTTATAAAGAAGAAATAGAGGGAAATGTAGAAGAGTAATCTTGTTTGAACCTGTAGAAATATTTATTTCTACAGGTTCTTTCTTTTTATTTAAAAAAATAAACTTTTTAAATAAAAAGGCTGTGTCAATTTTTATTTTAGCTCATAGTATATAGTATAAACAAACAAAAAAAACTAAAAAATCCCAAGGAGGAGTAAATTATGGAAATGAATGAAATTCTAAATGGTTTAAATTCATGTGGATGTAACGATGGATCTACATCACAAGGGTCTTCACAATGTATTCCAAGCTTTGACAGTTGTTGTGGAAATGGTTGTGGCTTTGGTTCTTGGATATGGATATTATTAATCTTATTCTACAGTAATGGATCATGTATGTGGGGAAATAACGGATGCGGATGTGGATGCGGATGTGAATCTAAGAAATCATGTGGATGCTGTTGTGGAAATGGTTATGGAAATAACAATGGAAGCTGCTCATCATATTTATTCCTATTAGTTATCTTATTCTTATGTGCTGGTTGTGGCTTTGGTGGCTGTGGATCAGATAATGGTAACTTAGGTAACTTATTTGGATGCTGCTAATAAAAAACCTTATAAAAAACCTGAATTAAGGAAGGAGAGATAATTATGTCAAAAAGAAGATGTGAAAAGAAATGTGAATGTTGCTGTCAAGATGTTTGTTGCAACAATGGATGCGGGAATGTATTTAACGGATTAAATAGTTGCTGCTCACCTATAATATTCTTGTTAATCGCTTGTGGTTCAGGATTATTAAATAATTGTAGATCATATTTAATTATCTTATTATTCTTACTATGTGGTGGATCATTCAATAGTTTCTTTGGCGGAGACAATTGCTGCTGTTAGTATAGAAGATGGAGGGCCTGTGGCCCTCCAAAAAAATGCCTAAAAACATAAACATATTTATTGTAAGTACATATAATATGAGTATATACTAATTTATTAGGAGGAGCCAAATGTCAAAGAAAAAACATAGACATAAGGTAGAACAATGTGACTGTCCTAATTGTAGAAATAATCAAAAAAATAATCAAGGAAATAATAATCCTTTTGGTATAAATCCAGCACAATTAATGGGGTTGCTCGGAGGAATGGATATGAGTCAAATTGGAAATATGTTATCTTCTATGAGTAGGGATGGTTTTAATTTAAATAATCTAAATTTAGGTGCTATGCAGAATATGGCTGGAGGAAATAATAATGCTTCAGGAACAAATCAAGGTGGGTTTGATATAAGTGCTTTACAAAACATAATCTCTAAGGTAGGTAATGGAGCAGGATTAAATTTTAATAATTTGGATTTTGGTTCGTTGCAAAATATGATGGGGGGAAATAATGTAGAAAAAGAAGATAGAGAAGAGGATTTAACAAATGTTTTTGAAGATGATATAAGTATGGATGAAAACATAGAATTTTTAAGGAATATTAGGAGTATAGTAGATCCGAAGAGAGCTGACTTTATAGATAAAGTAATAGAAGCATATAATAATGGATCATTTAAATAAAATATTTAAAAGATTGAATGTATAAAAAAGGATGGAAGGGAAATAATATAAATGTACCGGAGAAGTATTCTCCTATAGCAAATGAAGATAAATCTTCATTATAGCTAAAACCCCCCATCCCCCTTTAGGCCGCTTTAAGCGGCCTTTTACTTTGTTTGTGTATTAATTATCTGAAAGAGTCTTTTTTATAGATGATATTTTGAAATTTTTATAATCATCTTTTTTTATAGTTATATATATAAGCGCTTCCTTTCTATTATTATCAGGATCTTGAATTTTAACTTGTTGGAAAGACAAGCACCAAATCAAAGATAGTACTTCACCACTTTCATCCCAATTAACATCATGGAAATAACCATTTTGAAAATCATATCTATAGGTTTCTTTATCAAGATTCCAAAGAAGACTCAATTCATTACTTGGTATTTCAGAAGTGAAGATATTCGGTGGATCTGATATTTCATATTGAACTTGTATCAAATCTATAAAAGATTGAACAGAATTAAGGCCAGGAACAATAGGCTTTGAAAAACTTATGTCTTTTAATACATCACCATTAAAAATATAAGCATTAGTTGAGTTATCACCTTTACTTGAAGATAAAGACAGAAATTTAGGGGTTCTAGAGTTAGTAGAATCTAAAATTCCTAAAATGTTATCAGTAGAACTATAAATATTATGAAAATTTTCATTTTGCCAAGTAAAGATGTAATTCACTGGTAAATTATCTTTAGAGCCACGTACTATTATTTCAGGTATTCCATCTCTAGATAAATCTAAGACATCAATTTTTAGTGGCCAATTATTACATATAGAAGCAATGGTCTCACAATCATTTTTATCCTTTAAAGTTAGTTCTTTATTTTTACCTTTAATTTTAATTATGTAATACCCTTTTTCTTTTTGTATTTCTATAGTTTCATTTTCTCCATCTCCATCAAAGTCTTGAGTAATACCATCTCCATTGGTTAAAGTGCTTAAAAAAGTAGTTGCAGTTTTTATATTTCTATTTAATTTATAAAATGAAAAAAATAACGTACAAATTACTACTAAAGCTACTAAAGATGATAAAATAAAATTTTTCTTTACTACTATGAATTTAGCCATATAATCACCTCATTAAAGTATATGAAGGAATTGTTATATAAATTCAAATTTCATGTAAAACATAATATTATAGATAATAAAAAAACCAGCAAATTTAATAAATAAATTTACTGGTTAAATAATTACTGACATTCTTTACAAATGCCATAAAAGAATACCTTATTTGATATAACTTTATAATCAGAGGCATCTTCAGCAGTTTTGTTCAAATCGTTAAATGATACATTTTCTAAGTCATCAACTTTACTGCAATTAATACATTGGATATGAGCGTGCTCACAAGGATTACCGTCATATCTAAAGTTTCCTTCGCCAACGTTTATTTCTTGAACTAACTCAACTTCTACTAAAGTTTTTAAAGCCTTATACACTGTAGCTAAACTCATAGTAGGATATTCTGGTTGAAGAGCTTTATAAATAGTTTCAGCAGAAGGATGTTCTTTTGTACTCATTAAGTACTTATAAACCGCTAGTCTTTGAGGAGTAAGTTTTAATTTTTTTTCTCTAAAGATAGAAGTTATATTGTCCATAATACACCATCCTTATATATTTTAAGTTAATTATATATTAAGCAATACCAAAAGTCAATTAATAATAAAAATAAACAAATAATAATTATTAATTGAATATATTGCTATTACCTAAATATTCAAAAAACTCTTGAATATTTAGGCAAAATATGTTAATATCGAAATAGATGTTAATGAATTAACAATAATGTCGATATTATTAAACAAAAGTATTAAAAAATACTTCAGCAACAATAATAATAACATAAATTTAACACATAATATATAATAAGAATTAAAAAAGTTGAAAAAAATATAAGTTTGTTGTACTTTTAGTCGACTTAAGGAGGAATATGAATGGCAAAATACAAAGTAGGCGATGAATTAATAGAAATAACAGATCCATCACAAGAAGCAAATAAGTTAAAGGAATTAACTTATCTTAACACTGATGGAGACTATGCACAAATTTCTTGGGGATTAAAAATAATTAATGTTGAATACGAAAAGCCATATGTAACATTAACATATAAGAATTTTAATGGAGAATTAAATAAAGTTTTTGCGGAATGCAGAGATATAGCAAATTTTGATAAAGAAAAAGTTTTAGAAAAAGCATTATTAAAAGCATTTACAAATGAAATAATTAATATTTCAGTAGTAAAAAATACAGGATGTAAGAGAGTATAGATTATAAATGTATTTCATAAAGAGTTTCTATTTTAAGAAACTCTTTTTTATTTTAGAAATAAACTACACAACTTTTAAAAAATTTTTCTTTAATGTATAATATTAAAAGAAATATAGCAAGTAGGAGTTTATATGGATATATTTATAGCCAGGCAAGCGATTTATAATAAAAATGAAAAAGTAGTTGCATATGAGCTGTTATATAGAAGTTCTTTAGATAATAAGTTTGATTCATCTGTTAAACCAGAAGAAGCTACATATAAAGTAATTCAAAATATATCCTCTTTTGGATTAGATAAATTAACTAATAATAAAATGGCTTTAGTTAATTTTCCGGAAGAAGTTATAAATAGTAATATGGCAACACTTTTACCTAAAGAAAAAGTAATAATAGAAGTACTAGAAAACGTTAAACCCACAAAAGAAGTAATTGATAATTTAAGATTCTTAAAAAGAAAAGGTTATTATGTAGCTTTAGATGATGTTAGCAATTTAAATCAAGTAATGAAATTTATAAATATAGTAGATATAATAAAGGTTGATTTTAAACTTTCTACTAAAGAAGAAAGAAAAGAAATTGCTAATTTCTTTATGAAAAATAATTTTAAGTTATATAATATAAAGTTACTGGCAGAGAAAATTGAAAGTAAAGCAGATTTTAAAGAGGCTATTGAGTTAAACTTTAAATATTTTCAAGGGTTTTATTTTAGCACTCCATCTGTAATTATAGGTGAAGATATAGCGGTTAGAAATATAACTATATTTAATGTTCTTATTGAATTATTAAAAGAAGAATTTGATTTAAGTAGAATAGAAAGTATAATAATTTCAGATGTTGCATTAAGTTATAAATTTTTAAGGTTTATAAATTCTGCATATTTTAGTTTTGTTCAAGAAATTGATTCTATAAGACAAGGAATAATGCTTATTGGAATGGAAGAATTAAGAAAATGGCTATCAATAGTTTCAGTTGTAGAGATGAGGTTAAGTAAAAGTGAAGAATATGCTAATAACACTGTTATAAGAGCCAAATTTTGTGAAGAAGTTATGGCTAAAATTAACTATAAAGAAAAGGGAAATGCATTTATGGTTGGTTTATTTTCAGATTTACATGTGATGATGAGAAAGGATATTCAAAGTGTTGTAGATGAGTTGCCAGTTAGTTTTAATGTGAAAGAAGCACTTTTAGGAAAAGATAATATACTAAGATATATATTAAATTTAACTTTAGCATATGAAGAACTTAATACAGATTTAGTCTATAAAATAAGTAATAGAGTTGGTTTAAATATAGATAATTTAGGTCAAATATATCTAAATACTATAGAATGGGCCAAAAGAATAAATACATATTAAAAAAAATACAGAAAATAATCTAATTACTTCCAAAACCATTTGATTTTATATGAAATTATATTATAATGAACTCATGGGTTCGTTTTCATATTTGGGTGTTGGGAGGAATAATTATGAGTAAGTGTCCATTTTGGTCAACAACAAGGGAGAAAGTAAGTTGTTATAATGAATGTCCTATGAACAAATCTATACAAGAAGATGAAATTTGTCCATTTAAAGAACATTTAACAACTAAATTAATTTATAAAGACATAATAAATGAAGATTATGCATATTCTCAAGATGAATACTTTGGGTATAATTTGACAGATAATATAATTAATTATTAAAAGGAGTGCACTTGCACTCCTTTATTATTATATAAAGTAATATAAGGTATTGTATAAATAAAAAATAATTACTACAATATAGGTGATTATGCTTTTAAATGGATATAAAAAATAAAGAGGGGATATAATGAAAATAAAGTTAGATAAATTTCAGCAAAAAGCTGTTTATATAAAAGAGAAAAACGTGTTAGTGGTAGCGGCTCCAGGATCAGGAAAGACAACTGTAATAATAAATAGAGTAAATCATTTAGTTGAAGATTTAAGAATAAGGATAGGAAACATAATAGTTATTACATTTACTAGAGCGGCAGCAGATAATATGAGAAATAGATATAAAAATATATTTAATTGTGAAAAGGCTCCTTTTTTTGGAACTTTTCATGGATTGTTTTATAAAATTTTGCTTAGAGAAGGATATAAAATTGAAATAATAGATGGTGGAATTTCTTATAGAATAATTAAAAATGTATTATCTAAGTATTCAGATGATGTAAATGATGATAAGGTAAAGGAAGTTTTAAATAATATATCTTATTTTAAAACATCCTTAAAGAACATGGAAGAATATAGGTCAACCTTATCAAAGGATATTTTTAAAGAATGTTTTTTACACTATGAAGAGTATAAAGAAAAGAATAATTTATGGGATTTTGATGATTTATCTATAACTGTATTTAAGCTCCTAAGAGATAATAAAAACATTCTAGATAAATATAAAGGTTTATTTAAGTATGTTTTAGTAGATGAATTTCAAGATTGCGATGATTTACAGATAAGTTTTTTAAAGTTAATAAATGATGGTAATGAATTATTTGCGGTAGGAGATGAAGATCAGTGTATTTATAGTTTTAGAGGCTCAAAACCCGA from Clostridium septicum includes these protein-coding regions:
- the lon gene encoding endopeptidase La yields the protein MNENKNTLPLIPLRGITIFPNMVIHFDVGREKSIAAVEAAMEQQTDIFLSSQKDPNVEEPEFNDIQEIGTICKVKQLLKLPNNIIRVLVEGIERAKLVSVEVEGEYIKSTIEKVQEVQDSEDKDIEAYAKILKKSFNRYMRISDGGKSSGGNLFEQVKDYSELTDVIASYVIIEEDKKQDILQELNIIKRIEKLLSIIEKEIDIIKVEKRISNKLKNSMDKTQKEYYLREQIKVIQEELGEDDEEKREITRYEEKIKKVKLPKLVKEKAQSEVARLKSAGSSSEGNVIRTYLDWILDIPWSKSTKDNFDIKKAEEILNDEHYGLIEVKERIIEYLAVKQYTNNLKGPILCLVGPPGVGKTSIAKSVAKAINRNFVRMSLGGLKDEAEIRGHRKTYVGAIPGRIVYSMKEAKSNNPLMLLDEIDKLGFDHKGNVADALLEVLDSEQNNTFRDHYLELDLDLSKVMFITTANSLDNIPSPLLDRMEVIEVSGYTYEEKFHIAKKYLIPKILKEHKLNEEKFKISDGSIKEIINSYTCESGVRSLERVLAKLVRKSLTEMIKKQKEITNITTSRIQKYLGAPIYTYDKREHEDRVGVVKGMAWTAAGGDTLPVEAVTMHGTGKLELTGQLGDVMKESAKIAFGYVRANAEKFGIKEDFYKNTDIHIHFPEGAIKKDGPSAGITITSAIVSALSNKKVRSNVAMTGEVTLTGRVMPIGGLKEKSIAAFRAGIDTIIIPKENEKDIIKIPTTIKNKLNIITVEDVKEVLNKVIIGVDTIDEN
- the yihA gene encoding ribosome biogenesis GTP-binding protein YihA/YsxC, with the protein product MKINNSEFIISAVKRNQYPDTGLPEVAFVGRSNVGKSSIINALTNRRKLAKVSQTPGKTRLINFFMINNGEFYLVDLPGYGYAKVSKKEQASWGNTVETYLTGRDPLKRVILLVDSRHKPTSDDIQMHQWIKHFGYDEIIVATKSDKLSNNELRKSEKVIRQTLELDSSDKLYFFSSLNKKGKDQLVENLFGDLVYKEEIEGNVEE
- a CDS encoding Fur family transcriptional regulator encodes the protein MDNITSIFREKKLKLTPQRLAVYKYLMSTKEHPSAETIYKALQPEYPTMSLATVYKALKTLVEVELVQEINVGEGNFRYDGNPCEHAHIQCINCSKVDDLENVSFNDLNKTAEDASDYKVISNKVFFYGICKECQ
- a CDS encoding EAL and HDOD domain-containing protein; its protein translation is MDIFIARQAIYNKNEKVVAYELLYRSSLDNKFDSSVKPEEATYKVIQNISSFGLDKLTNNKMALVNFPEEVINSNMATLLPKEKVIIEVLENVKPTKEVIDNLRFLKRKGYYVALDDVSNLNQVMKFINIVDIIKVDFKLSTKEERKEIANFFMKNNFKLYNIKLLAEKIESKADFKEAIELNFKYFQGFYFSTPSVIIGEDIAVRNITIFNVLIELLKEEFDLSRIESIIISDVALSYKFLRFINSAYFSFVQEIDSIRQGIMLIGMEELRKWLSIVSVVEMRLSKSEEYANNTVIRAKFCEEVMAKINYKEKGNAFMVGLFSDLHVMMRKDIQSVVDELPVSFNVKEALLGKDNILRYILNLTLAYEELNTDLVYKISNRVGLNIDNLGQIYLNTIEWAKRINTY